A genome region from Crossiella equi includes the following:
- the rplK gene encoding 50S ribosomal protein L11, which produces MPPKKKKLTAIIKLQITAGQANPAPPVGPALGQHGVNIMEFCKAYNAATESQRGTVVPVEISVFEDRSFTFALKTPPAARLLLKAAGVEKGSGEPHKTKVAKVTWDQVREIAQTKMVDLNANDLDQAAKIIAGTARSMGITVEG; this is translated from the coding sequence ATGCCGCCCAAGAAGAAGAAGCTGACAGCGATCATCAAGCTGCAGATCACCGCCGGTCAGGCGAACCCGGCCCCGCCCGTTGGTCCCGCGCTGGGTCAGCACGGCGTGAACATCATGGAGTTCTGCAAGGCCTACAACGCCGCGACCGAGTCGCAGCGTGGCACCGTGGTGCCGGTCGAGATCTCCGTGTTCGAGGACCGCTCCTTCACCTTCGCGCTGAAGACGCCGCCGGCCGCGCGCCTGCTGCTGAAGGCCGCGGGTGTCGAGAAGGGCTCCGGCGAGCCGCACAAGACCAAGGTCGCCAAGGTGACCTGGGACCAGGTGCGCGAGATCGCCCAGACCAAGATGGTCGACCTGAACGCCAACGACCTCGACCAGGCCGCGAAGATCATCGCCGGTACCGCCCGCTCCATGGGCATCACCGTCGAGGGCTGA